CCATCTTCTCCGCCAGTTCTTCCACGGGCAAACTAGTCTCACCCTGGCGGCCGAAAAGCACTGCCTCGTCTCCTTCGGCCGCCTCCGGCACGTCGGTCACGTCCACCAGGATGTGGTCCATGCACACCCGCCCTACCACCGGTGCCCGGCGGCCCCGGACCAGGACTTCCGCCCGGTTGGAGAGCAGGCGGCCGTAGCCGTCGGCGTAGCCCACGGGCAGGGTGGCGATGCGGCTGGGGCGGGAGGTAACAAAGGTGCGGCCGTAGCTCAGGGGGGTGCCTCCGGGCACCTCCTTGAGGAAGACTATGCGCGCCTTGAAGGACATGGCGGGTACCAGGCGTACCGGAAGCCTGCGGCCGCCTTCTCCGGGGTAGAGGCCGTAAAGGGCCAGTCCGGGTCTGACCAGGTCGAGGTGGGTCTGGGGGAAAAGCAGGGTGGCAGCACTGTTGGCGGCGTGCCGAAAGGCAAAACGCAGGCCCCCCTTCTCCAGTTCCCTCAACACCTCGCGGAAACGCCCATGCTGCTCCAGCGTGAAGGAGGGGTCCGGCTCATCCGCGCAGGCAAAGTGGGTGAAGATGCCCTCGGGCTCCAACTCCGGGTGACCCAGGGCCTCGATGATCTCCTGCACCCCGCGGTTCT
This genomic window from Clostridia bacterium contains:
- the alr gene encoding alanine racemase, with translation MPDASFRPVWAEVDLKTIVHNLGEIRRLIGPAVKIMAVVKANAYGHGLDEVARTVAAAGAEWLAVAVPEEAFRLRELGLNLPVLVLGHTPPRVMAEAIRREVSLTLYSPRQVPDLVRAAREAGRRVKVHVKVDTGMGRLGFSWENRGVQEIIEALGHPELEPEGIFTHFACADEPDPSFTLEQHGRFREVLRELEKGGLRFAFRHAANSAATLLFPQTHLDLVRPGLALYGLYPGEGGRRLPVRLVPAMSFKARIVFLKEVPGGTPLSYGRTFVTSRPSRIATLPVGYADGYGRLLSNRAEVLVRGRRAPVVGRVCMDHILVDVTDVPEAAEGDEAVLFGRQGETSLPVEELAEKMGTISYEVLCQVGPRVPRLYKP